The sequence CCAAGCCCCTCGCTCTCGCTGTTGTAGTAGGCGACAGCATCGATGAGTTCTATTTCGGCTGCCTCGAGGATTTCGACGTACATCAGAAATCGCCGTGTTCGATTCGAGAGAAAACCTCGGAAATCGGTTTGGATTTCAGTCTCCCCGCCTCATATGCATCGATTCTATCTTCTACCTCGGTCGCCCAAAGCTCGTCTATGTTCTGTCTGTCGGGAAAAGAGAAGCTGGCAAGGATTTTCTCAATGAGTTCGGCGCGCTCTATGGGCGAAAGCTTTAAGGCATCTCGGAGGATCTTTTGGGCATCGGAAGCCATGCCTAGCTCCTTTCGTTGGCGGAATCTCTGTTTTTTTTAATTCTATCATCAATTCCGCGAAAGTTTAAGGTCAGGCAGGGTAACTGCGAGAACCAATAGTTTGATATGCTTCATCTGATTTGCCTCCCTGTTTCAAACCATTTGATTATGCGACAGAGCCAAAAACGCTGCCGAATTATATCGTTGGGCGCGAGATTTGCGAGGGACCTCTCAATCAATAAAAACGGCGGCCAAAAAACAGCAAAAGCCGCTCACGGATCGGCAGATCCGTGGCGGCTTTTTCGATTTCGACGACGATGACTGGGACGATCATGCCTGCCCTCTTGCTCATCAATGCAAAAACAATCGCGACAGTAGCGCAATCCCAGCCCGCACTCAAGCGGTTAATGACGCCCGATCAAGGATGAATCGCTCGAGTCGGGTGGCGCCGGCCAAACCATCCGTCACCTGCAACACCCTTGCGACGTCGCAACGACGTCGCGTCTTTTCCCGCGCCTATTTTCGCAGCTCCCGTCCAGATACAACGCATTAATTTTTCGACGTTTTTTCTGCACATCCGCGCCACTTGCAATTGGCACGTCCTTTGTTATTAGAAATGAGTGCAAGGCAGTGAACTCTCACCTGAGAAAGGAGGACGGATCATGGCACGATGGGATCTTTTCAGGGAAATGGACATGCTGCGGCGGGAGGTGGATGAGGCGTTTCGCAGTTTCGGCATGGGGCAGTTGCTCGGCCCGGCCTTCATCCCCGGCATCGGCACCGGCGACTATCCGCGCATCAATCTGAGCGAGGACAACGACGCCTTTTATGTCGAGGCCCTGGTTCCCGGTCTTGAGCCGCAGGACATCGAGCTGAGCGTGATGCAGGGCACCCTGACCCTGTCGGGCGAGCGCAAGGAAGGCGCCACCAACCAGCGCACCTGGCACCGGCGCGAGCGGGGCACGGGCAAGTTCCTGCGCACCATCGAACTGCCGGCGGCGGTGGACAGCGAAAAGGTCGGCGCCGAGTATCGCAACGGCGTGCTGGCCATCACCCTGCCCAAAGCCGAGGCGATGAAACCCAAGAAAATTTCCGTGCGCGCCAACTAAGGCCCGCCGCAGCCAAGTGAGAAAGGAGGCAAGCATCATGGCAGACAAAGGAATGGTCACCCGTCAGGATACATCCCTCGCCCGCGAAGGCGTTCGCGTTCCGGACACCTACGTGCGGCCCGCGGTGGACATCTACGAAACCGAGGAAAACCTGACCCTGGTCGCCGACCTGCCGGGGGTGGCCAAGGAAGATCTCGACATCAACCTGGAGCGCGGCATCCTGACCATCCGCGGCGGCGTCAAGGGCGGCGCGCCGGGCAAGGCGTTGTTCCGCGAATTCACCCTGGGCGAATACTTCCGGCAGTTTCAGCTGCCCGATGAAATCGACGCGGACAAGACCTCGGCCGAACTCAAGAAGGGCGTGCTGACCCTGACCTTGGCCAAATCGGCGGCGGCCAAACCGCGCCGCATCGAGATCAAGCACTAGAACGACCGGCAACTCGTTGTGCCTTGATCAACGCAAGACAAGGAGGTGATCTTATGGCTCTGCGAGAACTGATGCCCTGGAGGAAAAAAGACCTGACCCCCGCGCGCCGCGAGGAAGACAGCCCGCTGTGGAGCCTGCGACGCGACCTGAATGAAATCTTCGAGCGCTTTGCCCGCGGCTTCGGCGGCGGAGAGCTCATGGAACGAGAGGATCTGTGGGGCGGCTTCTTCCCGGCGGTGGACGTGGCCGAAACGGACAAGGACATCGTCGTCACCGCCGAAGTGCCCGGCCTCGATGAGAAAGACCTCGACGTCAGCCTGAGCGGCGGCTACCTGAGCATCCGCGGCGAGAAAAAGGCGGAAAAAGAGGACAAGGACGAGCAGTTCTTCCGCAAGGAAAGCTACTACGGCAGCTTCCAGCGCACCATCCCGCTGCCCGCCGAGGTGCTGGAGGACCAGGTCGAGGCGACCTACAAGAAGGGCGTGCTGAAAATCAAGCTGCCCAAGTCTCCGGCCGCGCAGAAGGAGCGGAAGAAAATCGCCATCCATTAGACAGCCGCGCCAAAGCGGCGTCTGACGAAAAACGCCACCCGCGACGGGGTGGCGTTTTTTTGTCTAGGAGGCGTTGGCCGCGCCCAGGCGCCGCGAGAGTTCGGCGGCGGCCTGCATGACCAGGGGCGCCAGCTCGGCGCGGATGCGCTCATCGTGCAGGCGCGGCGCGGGACCGGAAAGACTCAGGGCGCCTACCACCCGGCCGTCGAAATCGCGCACTGGCGCGGCGACGCAGCGCACACCGCTTTCGAGCTCCTCGTTGTCCACGGCATAGCCTTGCTCGGCGATGCGCGCCAGCTCCTCGTCGAGGGCGGCGCGGGTGGTGAGGGTGTGGGGGGTGTGCCGCTCAAAGTCGCCGGCGGGCAGCAGGGCGTCGCGTTGCGCCTCGTCCATGAGCGCCAGGTGCATCTTGCCCGAGGCGGTGCCGTAGAGGGGCCTCCAGGCCCCGACGCGCGAGGCGACGCGCACCGGCTGGTCGGTTTCGACGGCATCGACGTACACCACGCACTCGCCCTTGCGCAGCACCAGATAGGCGGTTTCGCGACACTGATCGACCAGCCATTGCAGAATCGGCCGCGCCAGTTCCACCAGGTTGAGCTGCTGGATCATGGCGCGGCGCAGTTGCAGGTTTTTCAGACCCAGGCGGTAGTTCTGCGTCAGGCGGTTCTCCTCGAGATAGCCGCGAAGGACCAGGGTCGCCACCAGCCGTTCGCCGGAAGGCCGACTCAGACCGAGGCGCTGGGTGATTTCGCCGAGGGAGAGTTCGTCGACCTCGTCGGAGTAAAGCTCCAGCAGGTCCAGGGCCTGAGAGACGGCCTGAATGATGTATTCCGACGGATCTTTCTTGGGGCTGCGCGGTTCCTCAAAAATCATGCAGATTGCTCCGAAGGGGCTCGCGGCTGGGTCTCCAGCAGGGCCCGACCGACCCAGCGGCGGGCGAACTGGAGGGCCGTGCGGCCGCAGCGTTTGCTCTTCTCGTGGGACCAGGCGACGGCGGCCTGCTCCAGCTCCCCGGTCCATGCCAAGGCGATGTCGTGACGGCGCGCAAGAATCTCGACGCACTGCCGCACCACATGCAAATACTGATCCTGCGAGAAGACGTGAAACGCCACCCACAGGCCGAAGCGGTCGGAGAGGGAAATCTTCTCCTCGACGCCTTCGCCGTAGTGTACCTCATTGTTGACCAATTTGGCACCGAGATTGTCGGTGGCGTACTCGGGCACCAGATAGCGGCGGTTGGAAGTGACGTAGATCAGGGTGTTGGCCGGCGCCGCGTACACCGAGCCGTCCAGGGCGCTCTTGAGCACCTTGTAGCTTTTTTCGCCCGATTCGAAGGACAGATCGTCGCAGAAGACAATGAAGCGGTAGGGTTGCCGGTCGATGGCGCAGAAGATGTCGGGCAGACTGGTGAGATCATCCTTGTCCACCTGAACGATGCGCAGACCCTCGCCCGAGTAGCGGTTGAGCAGGGCGCGCACCAGGGAGGATTTGCCGGTGCCGCGCGAGCCCCACAGCAGGATGTTGTTGGCCGGATAGCCACCCAGGAACTGACGGGTGTTCTCCTCGACGATCTGCTTTTGCTTGTCGATGCCGAGCAACTCCTCAAGGGCGATGTCGTCCACGGCCTGCATGGGCTCGAGATAGCCGGCGAAGGAATGGCGGCGCCAGTTGGCCGCCGGGCAGCTGCGCCAATCGACGGGCGCCACCGGCCGCGGCAGAATCTGCTCCACGGAGGTCAGCACGCGGCGCAACTGTTCGATGAGTTCCGCATCCAGGGTCATGGGTTCCTCCAAAAATCAGGCTCCCGGCGGGAGCGAGTCGGGATGGCGACCTAGAGCCTGCCCAAGAGGCGCAGCAGGCCGTCGAGGGCCGTCCAGGGATGGGGCGGGCAGCCCGGGATGTAGAGATCGACGGGCAGCAGATCGCCGATGCCATCGTGCGCCTCGGGACTGCCGCGAAAGGGCCCGCCGCCGATGGCGCAGGCCCCCGAGGCGATGACCAGCTTGGGCGCGGGCACCGCGGCGTAGGTGTCGAGGAGCGCCCCCTTCATGTTTTCCGTGACCGGCCCGGTGACCAGGATGCCGTCGGCGTGGCGCGGCGAGGCGACGAACTGGATGCCGAAGCGTCCCAGATCAAAGACCAGGGTGCCGAGCACGTTGAGATCGGCCTCGCAGGCGTTGCAGCCGCCCGCCGACACCTGGCGCAGCTTGAGGGAGCGGCCGAAGAGCTTTTTCATGCGCGCATCGAGGGCGGCGGCGAGGCGCGGCTCCTCGGCGCCGCACAGCAGATCCTCGCGGCAGCGCGCCGCCAGGCGATGGTCGCGGGTGAACGTCAGGGCGGCGGCGCTGCAGGAGGCCGCGCACTCGCCGCAGAACAGGCACAGCCCCAGATCGATGCACGGCAGGCCGTCGCGCACCTGCAAGGCGCCATAGGGGCAGCCGTCCAGACAGGCGCGGCAGCCCGGCGGGCAGCGCTCGGGAAAGAATTGCGGACGGCCGCGAAACCGCTCGGGCAGCACCGGCTCCTGCTGGGGATAGGGATAGGTGCGCCGGCCCTGACGCAGGCGTTCACGAAGAATCTTCAGCATGGCGGCGCTCCCTTCACAAATCAAAACCGCAGTAGGAGAGGTTAAAGCTCTTGTTGCACAGGGGAAAATCCGAGATCTGCTCCCCGCGCAAAGCCATGGCCAGCCCGCTCCAGTTGCGAAAGGACGGATCGACGATCTTGTAGCGCGACAATCGCCCCTGCCCATCGGTCAGAGCGACATGCACCAGTTCGCCGCGCCAGCCCTCCACCAGGGCCACGGCCAGGCACTCGGCCGCGGGCGGCGCGAGGCGGCGGCGCAGATAACCGGCGGGCAGATCGCGCAGGGCGCGCCGCACCCAGGCGAGGGAATCGTTGATCTCGCGGCGGCGTACCCGGGCGCGGGCGAAGACATCGCCGCTCTCCTCGATGACCACGTGATCGAAGGTGCCGACATAGGCGCCCTGGGGATGATGCAGGCGGGCATCGACGGCCAGACCGCAGGCGCGCGCCGCCACGCCCACCAGCCCCAGGGCCTCGGCATCCTCGACCCGCACCCGGCCGGTGCCCTCCAGGCGGGCCAGCACCGAGGGGCTGTCGAAAAAAATCTCCAGGGCACCCTGGGTATCGCGGGCGACGCTCTCCAGGCGCTCGAGCATGTGTTCGGCGCGCGACGCCTCGACGTCGAAGGCCACTCCACCGGGACGCACCAGGCCGCGCCCAAAGCGGCTGCCGCAGATCTCGGCGCTGAGGTTGAGATAGTCGCCGCGAATGCGCCCGCAAAAAGAAGCCGTCGGCAGGAAACCCACGTCGGTGGCCAGCCCGCCGATGTCGCCGACGTGGTTGGCCAGCCGCTCCAGCTCCAGGGCCAAGCCGCGGATGGCCTGGGCGCGCGGCGGGGCGCTCGCTTCGCCGAGGGCCTCGCAGATCAGGGCGTAGGCCGTGGCATGGCCGATGCTGGTGTCGCCGGCGGCAGCCTCCAGACGCTGCACCCGCGCCAGGGGATGGGCGCTCGGCAGCTGCATCTCGATGGCGCGATGCTGGTAGCCCAGGGAGATTTCCAGGTGCATGACCTGCTCGCCGTGGCATTGGAAACGAAAATGGCCCGGCTCGATGATTCCGGCATGCACCGGCCCCACCGCCACCTCGTGCACCTCCTCGCCCGCGACGCGGTAATACTCCAACTCGCCCACCAGGGGGTGGCGCCGCGGGTCGCGGCCCCAGGCGTCGTGTCCGGTGCCGCTCGCATGAAACCGCAGGGGCTTGAACCAGAGATGGCCCTCGGGCACCAGGCCGTACTGCTCGGCGATCTCGCGCTCGAAGAGATGCACCTGCGGCAGCGCGGGAGTCAGGGACGGATAACGGGCGCCGACGCGGGTGCGCAGCAGCGCGAGCTGCCCCTGCCAGTCGCGGGCGATGAGGGCGAAGAGATCGAACTGCTCCCCGGCGGGCGTGGCGAACAGGGCGGATATGCGCCCCTGGGCCGCGACTTCGCGGCGCAGCTCCTCGGCGAAGGCATCAAAGGCGCGGACTTCCAGCTGCGCCAGGGGCAGAACACCGCCATTTTGCAGAACGGCCGCGCTCATGAGCGCACCTCCAGCAGATGCGCGCCGGCTTCGAGAAGGCGATGCAGGGGCTCGGGCAGGTAAAGCCCGAGGGACAAGACCAGCAGCAGCATGACCAGAGGCGGCGCCACCAGCAGCAGGCGGTCCTTGAAGCGACCCGGCGGCTCCGTCGCCGCGCCCTGGGTGGCGCCGAGCACCGTGGCGCCCATGCCGATGAAGATCACCGCGAGCAGCAGCAGAAAGGCTCCGGCGATGAGCGGCCGCTCGGCGGCGAACAGGCCGCGCAGGATGGTGAACTCGGAGAGAAAGGGGCCAAAGGGCGGCGCGCCGGTGATGGCGAGAAAACCGGCGAGAAACAGCCCGCCCGACAAGGGCAGCACGCTCAGGGCGCCGCGCACCTCGGAGAGATGCTTGCTGGCGAAGGCGCGCTGAATGTTGCCGGCGGTGAGAAACAGACAGCCCTTGGTCAGGGCGTTGTTGATCAGATGCAGCAGGGCGCCGAAGGTGGCCAGGCCCCCGATGCCCACACCCAGGGCGAGAATACCCATGTGCTCCACCGAGGAGTAGGCGAGCATGCGCTTGATGTCGGGCTGGCGCACCATGAACACCGCCGCCAGCAGCAGCGACAGCAGTCCCAGACCCACCAGCGCCTGACGGGCCATGAGCTGATCGCCCGCCGCCGCCATGAGCTGCACGGCGCGCAGAATGGCGAGAAAGGACACGCTGGTCAGCCCGCCGGAGAGCAGCGCCCCGACCAGCGCCGGCGCCTCGCCGTAGGCATCGGGTTTCCAGCTGTGCAGGGGCGCAAGACCCATCTTCGTCCCAAAACCCACCAGCAGAAAGACAAAGCCCGCGTGCAGCCAGGGGCGGCTCAGGCTCGGGGCATGCTCCAGCAGCCAGTCAAAGTGCAGACTCGGCGGCTCGCCGCCGCCCAGGGCCGCGTAGCCGACGAACATCATGCCGAGCATGGCCAGGGCGATGCCTACCGAGCAGAGCAGCAGATATTTCCAGGTCGCCTCGATGGACAGGCGGTTGCGGTTGTAATAGATGAGCGGCGCGCTCACCAGGGTGGTGGTCTCCACCGCCACCCACAGCAGGCCCAGGTGGCGCGCGCTGATGGCCAGGGTCATGGCGGAGAGAAACACCAGCAGACAGGGCACCATCACGCGGTTGCCGCGATCGCGGCGCATGGCCAAATAATCCACCGCGTAAAAAGCGCAGCCCAAATACAGCAAACTGGTCACCAGCAGCACCAGACACGACAGGGCATCCAGACCGATCCAGGGGTTGGTCAGGGGCGGCGCTTCGCTGACCAGCAGCAGCGCCAAACCCAGATGGGCGGCGCCCGTCGCGGACAGCAGCCAGGAGCGCAGCTGGTACCAGGGCAGCACCAGGGAAAGGGCGGCGGGCAGCAGGGGTAAAAGAATCAGGGCGACGAGCATGGCGTCATTCCTTGAGCGCCGAGAGGCGCTCGGTGTTGATGGTGGAGAATTCGCGGTTGATCTGGTTGAGGACGATGCCCATGACAAACACCGCCACCAGCAGGTCGAGCAGCACCCCGGCCTCCACGACGAGGGGCATGGCGGTGGAGAGCAGCACGCCGAAGATGAAGATGCCGTTTTCCAGAATCAGATAGCCCACCACCTGGGTGATGGCCTTGCGCCGGGTCATGAGCAGCAGAAAACCGGTGAGCATCGTCGCCAGGGAGGCCGGCACCAGCAGCCCGTCCTGATGCTCGAGGAGCAGGGGCAGGCGATCGGCGAAGAGAAAGGCGGCCACCGTCGCCAGCACGCCGAGAAACAGGGTCGGCACCAGGCCGATGAGGGGTTCCATTTCGCGGCGGATGCGCACTTCGCGAATCGCGCGCAGCAGCAGCCAGGGGATGAACAGCCCCTTGAGGGTGAAGGCTCCAGTCGCCAGCATCAGGGAGTGGCCCGAGAGCCCATGGACGGTCACCGGCAGCAGCGCGAGCAGCGCGCCCTGCAAGGCCGCAGCGCGGATGCAGGCGACCAGCCGCGCGCTGCCGAGGGTGAAGAAATTCAGCAGAATGACCACCAGCAGAATCACGCTGTTCACATCGGACATGACGACTTTCTCCTCAGCGCAGCACCAGCACCAGGGCAAACACCGAAACCAGGGACGTGCCGATCAGCACCTGGGGCACGCGCACCAGGCGCAGCCGCGCCATGATCGATTCGACCACGCCGATCAGCACCGCGAGCAGCAGCAGCCCACCGAGATAGATCAGCAGATCGAGGAACCAGACGCCGCTGTTCCAGGGCAGGGCCAGGCGCACCAGCATGGAACCGAGCACCATGAGCTTGAGGGCCGCG is a genomic window of Geoalkalibacter sp. containing:
- a CDS encoding addiction module protein, translating into MASDAQKILRDALKLSPIERAELIEKILASFSFPDRQNIDELWATEVEDRIDAYEAGRLKSKPISEVFSRIEHGDF
- a CDS encoding Hsp20/alpha crystallin family protein yields the protein MARWDLFREMDMLRREVDEAFRSFGMGQLLGPAFIPGIGTGDYPRINLSEDNDAFYVEALVPGLEPQDIELSVMQGTLTLSGERKEGATNQRTWHRRERGTGKFLRTIELPAAVDSEKVGAEYRNGVLAITLPKAEAMKPKKISVRAN
- a CDS encoding Hsp20/alpha crystallin family protein; this translates as MADKGMVTRQDTSLAREGVRVPDTYVRPAVDIYETEENLTLVADLPGVAKEDLDINLERGILTIRGGVKGGAPGKALFREFTLGEYFRQFQLPDEIDADKTSAELKKGVLTLTLAKSAAAKPRRIEIKH
- a CDS encoding Hsp20/alpha crystallin family protein, with translation MALRELMPWRKKDLTPARREEDSPLWSLRRDLNEIFERFARGFGGGELMEREDLWGGFFPAVDVAETDKDIVVTAEVPGLDEKDLDVSLSGGYLSIRGEKKAEKEDKDEQFFRKESYYGSFQRTIPLPAEVLEDQVEATYKKGVLKIKLPKSPAAQKERKKIAIH
- a CDS encoding IclR family transcriptional regulator, with product MIFEEPRSPKKDPSEYIIQAVSQALDLLELYSDEVDELSLGEITQRLGLSRPSGERLVATLVLRGYLEENRLTQNYRLGLKNLQLRRAMIQQLNLVELARPILQWLVDQCRETAYLVLRKGECVVYVDAVETDQPVRVASRVGAWRPLYGTASGKMHLALMDEAQRDALLPAGDFERHTPHTLTTRAALDEELARIAEQGYAVDNEELESGVRCVAAPVRDFDGRVVGALSLSGPAPRLHDERIRAELAPLVMQAAAELSRRLGAANAS
- a CDS encoding ATP-binding protein, which codes for MTLDAELIEQLRRVLTSVEQILPRPVAPVDWRSCPAANWRRHSFAGYLEPMQAVDDIALEELLGIDKQKQIVEENTRQFLGGYPANNILLWGSRGTGKSSLVRALLNRYSGEGLRIVQVDKDDLTSLPDIFCAIDRQPYRFIVFCDDLSFESGEKSYKVLKSALDGSVYAAPANTLIYVTSNRRYLVPEYATDNLGAKLVNNEVHYGEGVEEKISLSDRFGLWVAFHVFSQDQYLHVVRQCVEILARRHDIALAWTGELEQAAVAWSHEKSKRCGRTALQFARRWVGRALLETQPRAPSEQSA
- a CDS encoding hydrogenase is translated as MLKILRERLRQGRRTYPYPQQEPVLPERFRGRPQFFPERCPPGCRACLDGCPYGALQVRDGLPCIDLGLCLFCGECAASCSAAALTFTRDHRLAARCREDLLCGAEEPRLAAALDARMKKLFGRSLKLRQVSAGGCNACEADLNVLGTLVFDLGRFGIQFVASPRHADGILVTGPVTENMKGALLDTYAAVPAPKLVIASGACAIGGGPFRGSPEAHDGIGDLLPVDLYIPGCPPHPWTALDGLLRLLGRL
- a CDS encoding hydrogenase large subunit, which encodes MSAAVLQNGGVLPLAQLEVRAFDAFAEELRREVAAQGRISALFATPAGEQFDLFALIARDWQGQLALLRTRVGARYPSLTPALPQVHLFEREIAEQYGLVPEGHLWFKPLRFHASGTGHDAWGRDPRRHPLVGELEYYRVAGEEVHEVAVGPVHAGIIEPGHFRFQCHGEQVMHLEISLGYQHRAIEMQLPSAHPLARVQRLEAAAGDTSIGHATAYALICEALGEASAPPRAQAIRGLALELERLANHVGDIGGLATDVGFLPTASFCGRIRGDYLNLSAEICGSRFGRGLVRPGGVAFDVEASRAEHMLERLESVARDTQGALEIFFDSPSVLARLEGTGRVRVEDAEALGLVGVAARACGLAVDARLHHPQGAYVGTFDHVVIEESGDVFARARVRRREINDSLAWVRRALRDLPAGYLRRRLAPPAAECLAVALVEGWRGELVHVALTDGQGRLSRYKIVDPSFRNWSGLAMALRGEQISDFPLCNKSFNLSYCGFDL
- a CDS encoding proton-conducting transporter transmembrane domain-containing protein; this translates as MLVALILLPLLPAALSLVLPWYQLRSWLLSATGAAHLGLALLLVSEAPPLTNPWIGLDALSCLVLLVTSLLYLGCAFYAVDYLAMRRDRGNRVMVPCLLVFLSAMTLAISARHLGLLWVAVETTTLVSAPLIYYNRNRLSIEATWKYLLLCSVGIALAMLGMMFVGYAALGGGEPPSLHFDWLLEHAPSLSRPWLHAGFVFLLVGFGTKMGLAPLHSWKPDAYGEAPALVGALLSGGLTSVSFLAILRAVQLMAAAGDQLMARQALVGLGLLSLLLAAVFMVRQPDIKRMLAYSSVEHMGILALGVGIGGLATFGALLHLINNALTKGCLFLTAGNIQRAFASKHLSEVRGALSVLPLSGGLFLAGFLAITGAPPFGPFLSEFTILRGLFAAERPLIAGAFLLLLAVIFIGMGATVLGATQGAATEPPGRFKDRLLLVAPPLVMLLLVLSLGLYLPEPLHRLLEAGAHLLEVRS
- a CDS encoding hydrogenase → MSDVNSVILLVVILLNFFTLGSARLVACIRAAALQGALLALLPVTVHGLSGHSLMLATGAFTLKGLFIPWLLLRAIREVRIRREMEPLIGLVPTLFLGVLATVAAFLFADRLPLLLEHQDGLLVPASLATMLTGFLLLMTRRKAITQVVGYLILENGIFIFGVLLSTAMPLVVEAGVLLDLLVAVFVMGIVLNQINREFSTINTERLSALKE